In the genome of uncultured Methanobrevibacter sp., one region contains:
- the nrdD gene encoding anaerobic ribonucleoside-triphosphate reductase: MEKISELGNNLNETVKINVEKNNGIKERFSYEKLVKSLVMVETPFFESDKIVATVVSQLYDGIKTKEIKKIVHECLEDIDPEIANKYLASTQLKVRTSRDTIEAFDLSKIANTLIEETGASQETAFEIATETWKELKKLNVEYLTAPMIREMVNTKLIEYGLEDLRSRYTRLGIPVYNITSLIENGNRDNANMIHNPESIHKHVADEALKQYALLKMLPAHLADAHMSGDIHIHDLEFFAGRPLNCLQHDIRTFIRYGLKVDGTGDHTSIAGAPNHMETLMNHTGEIMLAAQQNMSGGQSMSLWNVFVAPFARGRTYDEIKQAVQMLVYNLNMAYAARGSQVPFTSMALEFGVPDFLKEETAYGPKGEVVGTYADFEDETRLIQRAFTETLLAGDNEGKPHLFPNTIYTLRPETMTSEYEDDLRLVHELSAKYGSSYFVNMFPEYRGQMANYMGCRTCLQDTWTGDWDKDCLRTGNLAYVTLNLPRIGYQSKDENQVFEYLDEYMDLAVETLMLRREQGLKCLNDFHILPFLKQKVGEESYYRIENSTLSFGFVGLNEMLLSLFGEGIENPESNKFGVKCIEYINNRAEKLKEETGLRWSVIQTPAESTAYRFATLDKKLFGDQAIVQGEGNANYYTNSSHVPVDTGLSLIEKIKIEEQYHGLTPGGHIFHAFMGESYSDPDSLMSLTNKIARKSDIGFWAYSSALSFCLKCKTLMKGLNNTCPTCGESEDVEWYDRITGYVQQVGRAKSASGGWNPGKRQELIDRRRFEDN; this comes from the coding sequence ATGGAAAAAATTTCAGAACTAGGAAATAATTTAAATGAAACCGTTAAAATTAATGTAGAAAAAAATAACGGTATTAAAGAAAGATTTAGCTATGAAAAGCTAGTAAAATCATTAGTAATGGTTGAAACCCCATTTTTTGAATCTGATAAAATTGTAGCTACAGTAGTATCTCAATTATACGACGGAATTAAAACCAAAGAAATCAAAAAGATTGTACACGAATGCCTTGAAGATATTGACCCAGAAATTGCAAACAAATACTTAGCAAGTACCCAATTAAAAGTACGTACTTCAAGAGACACTATTGAAGCATTTGATTTATCAAAAATCGCTAACACCTTAATTGAAGAAACCGGTGCTAGCCAAGAAACCGCTTTTGAAATTGCTACTGAAACCTGGAAAGAACTCAAAAAATTAAATGTTGAATACTTAACCGCCCCAATGATCAGGGAAATGGTTAACACAAAATTAATCGAATACGGTTTAGAAGACTTAAGAAGCCGTTACACACGTTTAGGTATCCCTGTTTACAACATTACCTCATTAATTGAAAACGGTAACAGAGATAACGCAAACATGATTCACAACCCAGAAAGTATCCACAAGCATGTAGCAGACGAAGCATTAAAACAATATGCACTCTTAAAAATGTTACCTGCACACTTAGCAGATGCACACATGTCCGGGGACATTCACATTCACGATTTAGAATTCTTCGCAGGAAGACCTCTAAACTGTCTCCAGCATGATATAAGAACTTTCATCAGATACGGACTTAAAGTAGACGGTACCGGTGACCACACCTCCATTGCAGGTGCACCAAACCACATGGAAACTTTAATGAACCACACCGGTGAAATCATGCTTGCAGCACAACAGAACATGTCCGGTGGACAGTCAATGTCCTTATGGAATGTATTTGTTGCACCATTTGCAAGAGGCAGAACTTACGATGAAATCAAACAGGCAGTTCAAATGCTTGTATATAACTTGAATATGGCATATGCAGCAAGAGGATCACAAGTTCCATTTACCAGTATGGCATTAGAATTTGGTGTTCCTGATTTCTTAAAAGAAGAAACTGCATACGGACCAAAAGGTGAAGTAGTTGGAACTTACGCAGACTTTGAAGACGAAACCAGATTAATTCAAAGAGCATTCACTGAAACTTTACTCGCAGGAGACAATGAAGGTAAACCTCATTTATTCCCAAATACCATTTACACATTAAGACCTGAGACAATGACCAGTGAATACGAAGATGACTTACGTTTAGTCCACGAATTGTCTGCAAAATACGGTTCATCCTACTTTGTCAACATGTTCCCTGAATACAGAGGACAAATGGCAAACTACATGGGATGCAGAACCTGTTTACAAGACACATGGACCGGTGACTGGGACAAAGACTGTTTAAGAACCGGTAACCTCGCATATGTTACTTTAAACTTACCAAGAATCGGATACCAGTCCAAAGATGAAAATCAAGTATTCGAATACCTTGACGAATATATGGATTTAGCTGTTGAAACCTTAATGCTCAGAAGAGAACAAGGATTAAAATGTTTAAATGATTTCCATATCTTACCATTCTTAAAACAGAAAGTAGGAGAAGAATCATACTACAGAATTGAAAATTCAACTTTATCCTTTGGTTTTGTAGGACTTAACGAAATGTTATTATCCTTATTCGGAGAAGGTATCGAAAATCCTGAATCCAATAAATTCGGTGTAAAATGTATTGAATACATCAATAACAGAGCAGAAAAATTAAAAGAAGAAACTGGACTCAGATGGTCTGTTATCCAAACTCCTGCTGAATCTACTGCATACAGATTTGCAACTCTCGATAAAAAACTATTCGGTGATCAGGCAATCGTACAGGGTGAAGGTAATGCTAACTACTACACAAACTCCTCACATGTACCAGTAGACACAGGATTATCATTAATTGAAAAAATCAAAATTGAAGAACAATATCACGGTTTAACTCCTGGTGGACACATCTTCCATGCATTCATGGGAGAATCATACTCCGATCCAGATTCCTTAATGAGTTTAACCAATAAAATTGCAAGAAAATCCGATATCGGATTCTGGGCTTACAGCTCAGCATTAAGTTTCTGTTTAAAATGTAAAACCTTAATGAAAGGATTAAATAATACTTGTCCTACCTGCGGTGAAAGCGAAGATGTAGAATGGTATGACAGAATTACCGGATACGTTCAACAAGTCGGACGTGCAAAATCTGCATCAGGCGGTTGGAACCCAGGTAAACGTCAAGAATTAATTGACAGAAGAAGATTTGAAGATAACTAA
- the polC gene encoding DNA polymerase II large subunit — protein sequence MDYFDRLEKETHHLYDIANEARSKGLDVETETEVPLAKDLAERVEGLVGPEGVAQRIKELEKDMDRESVAFEIAAEIASEKFELTGEKASWNQEQRCDQGLRTALAILTEGVVAAPLEGISDVKIKDNFDGTKYIGVYFAGPIRSAGGTAAALAVLLGDKIRQAIGIDAFKPIEDEIERYVEEVELYESEVTNLQYSPTPEEVRFAANHIPVEVSGEQTDQVEVSHRDLERVETNNIRGGALLAMVEGVIQKSKKIHKISKKLGLDWEWLTEYSKPKKDDSSGGDDGGDSDIVSEPKYIQDIIGGRPILGYPSEKGAFRLRYGRSRNTGLATMGVHPATMALLEFLAVGTQLKIEYPGKGNCVVPVDSIEGPTVKLKNGDVVIIDSVRQARELKKDVTEILFLGDMLVAFGEFLRNNQPLYPSGWVEEWWIQLLVQSENFDKDNNDLDLHKLEYEYLSSAEALTLSKNYNIPLHPKYTYCYNDVTIDDLNSLIELILEAKKNYKPNGELELELSYPKRVLEVIGVPHIVRDGKIIIDKDHSYALLVTLPQKLPEKETTIDAVNEVSPIEIKNKAPAYIGTRVGRPEKSKERLMRPAPHVLFPIGNYGGSRRLIATAAKKGNIKVEIARRKCTNPSCGISSNNSLCPKCGSPTEIGKPSERSIPLASMLKKASDNVKVRRVDEVKGVVGMISESKLAEPLEKGILRAKNEVFTFKDGTIRHDSTDLPLTHFIPKEIGVTVEKLKEMGYEKDCYGNPIENEDQIIELRVQDIVISNNCGEYLLRTAKFIDDELTRFYGMEPFYNVKEKSDLIGHLVAGLAPHTSAGVLGRIVGFTKALGCYAHPYFHSAKRRNCDSDEDAVMLLLDAILNFSKSYLPNTRGGSMDAPLVLSTRIDPEEIDDESHNLDIFERFPVEFYEKTYSPLKPAEVLEYIDNVEMHLGTPQQYEGLMFSHHTSNIHAGPTICLYKTLPSMREKVEAQISLAEKIRAVDQRGVVEKVLSSHFLPDIMGNSRAFSKQKVRCTKCGSKYRRIPLTGKCQKCGGNLILSVSKGSVTKYLEISQELINRYPISPYLRQRLEIQEFGINSLFESDKSKQSSLDVFF from the coding sequence ATGGATTATTTTGATAGATTAGAAAAAGAAACCCATCACCTATACGATATAGCTAATGAGGCTAGGTCTAAAGGTCTGGATGTGGAAACAGAAACAGAAGTACCTCTTGCAAAGGATTTAGCAGAAAGAGTAGAAGGGTTAGTTGGTCCTGAAGGGGTAGCGCAACGTATCAAGGAATTAGAAAAAGATATGGATAGGGAATCTGTTGCATTTGAAATTGCAGCTGAAATCGCATCCGAGAAATTTGAGCTTACCGGTGAAAAGGCAAGCTGGAACCAGGAACAGAGATGCGACCAGGGTTTGAGAACCGCACTGGCAATTCTGACAGAAGGAGTAGTAGCAGCACCTCTGGAAGGAATTTCCGATGTTAAAATCAAAGACAACTTTGACGGAACAAAATATATCGGAGTTTATTTTGCAGGACCTATCAGAAGTGCGGGAGGTACAGCAGCAGCTCTTGCAGTACTTTTAGGAGATAAAATCAGACAAGCTATTGGTATTGATGCATTTAAACCAATTGAAGATGAAATTGAAAGATATGTAGAGGAAGTAGAACTTTACGAATCAGAAGTTACAAATTTACAATACTCACCAACACCAGAAGAAGTGAGATTTGCCGCAAATCATATTCCCGTAGAAGTTTCAGGAGAACAAACTGACCAGGTAGAAGTATCCCACAGAGATTTGGAACGTGTAGAAACAAACAATATCCGTGGAGGAGCTTTACTTGCGATGGTAGAGGGAGTTATCCAGAAATCCAAAAAAATCCACAAGATTTCAAAAAAACTTGGACTTGACTGGGAATGGCTTACAGAGTATTCAAAACCTAAAAAAGACGATTCCTCAGGAGGAGATGATGGAGGAGATTCAGATATTGTAAGCGAACCTAAATACATTCAGGATATTATCGGAGGAAGGCCAATTCTCGGATACCCTTCAGAAAAAGGAGCTTTCAGATTAAGATACGGACGTTCCAGAAACACAGGTCTTGCTACAATGGGAGTTCATCCGGCAACAATGGCGCTGCTTGAGTTTTTAGCTGTGGGAACTCAGCTTAAAATCGAATACCCTGGTAAAGGAAACTGTGTTGTGCCTGTTGATTCCATAGAAGGACCAACCGTTAAACTTAAAAATGGAGATGTTGTAATAATCGACAGCGTTCGCCAGGCACGTGAGCTTAAAAAAGACGTTACTGAAATATTATTCCTGGGAGATATGCTTGTTGCGTTTGGAGAATTCTTAAGAAACAACCAACCTTTATATCCATCAGGATGGGTTGAAGAATGGTGGATTCAGCTTTTAGTGCAAAGTGAAAACTTCGATAAAGACAACAATGATTTGGATTTGCATAAACTTGAATACGAATATCTTTCATCTGCAGAAGCGCTTACACTGTCAAAGAACTATAACATTCCGCTTCACCCAAAATACACTTACTGTTATAATGATGTAACCATTGATGATTTGAATTCATTAATTGAACTGATACTTGAAGCTAAAAAGAATTATAAACCAAACGGAGAATTGGAACTGGAACTGTCATATCCGAAAAGAGTGCTTGAAGTCATCGGCGTTCCCCACATTGTCCGTGACGGCAAAATCATTATAGATAAAGACCACTCCTATGCACTTCTGGTAACTTTACCTCAAAAATTGCCGGAAAAGGAAACTACAATTGACGCGGTAAATGAAGTTTCACCGATTGAAATCAAAAACAAGGCTCCGGCATATATAGGAACCCGTGTAGGCCGACCTGAAAAATCAAAAGAAAGATTAATGAGACCTGCACCTCACGTATTATTCCCTATTGGAAATTATGGCGGATCCAGAAGACTAATTGCGACAGCAGCCAAAAAAGGTAATATTAAAGTAGAAATAGCCAGAAGAAAATGTACAAATCCTTCATGCGGAATAAGCTCAAACAATTCACTTTGTCCGAAATGCGGAAGTCCAACTGAAATCGGAAAACCAAGTGAGAGAAGCATACCTTTAGCTTCAATGCTTAAGAAAGCATCAGACAATGTTAAAGTAAGAAGAGTTGATGAAGTGAAAGGTGTAGTCGGTATGATTTCAGAATCAAAACTGGCAGAACCTCTTGAAAAGGGAATATTGAGAGCTAAAAACGAAGTATTTACTTTTAAAGACGGAACTATACGTCACGATTCAACCGATTTACCGTTAACACATTTCATTCCAAAAGAAATTGGAGTTACTGTTGAAAAGCTTAAAGAAATGGGATATGAAAAAGACTGTTACGGAAATCCGATAGAAAATGAAGATCAAATCATAGAGTTAAGAGTTCAGGACATTGTAATATCAAACAATTGTGGTGAATACCTGCTTAGAACAGCAAAATTCATTGACGATGAGCTTACAAGATTTTATGGCATGGAGCCATTCTACAATGTTAAAGAGAAAAGTGATTTGATCGGACATTTGGTAGCAGGGCTAGCACCGCACACATCTGCAGGAGTGCTTGGAAGGATTGTAGGATTTACAAAAGCGCTTGGCTGCTATGCACACCCTTATTTCCACTCTGCAAAACGTAGAAACTGTGACAGTGACGAAGATGCAGTCATGCTGCTCCTGGATGCTATCCTAAACTTTTCAAAATCATACTTACCGAATACTAGAGGAGGCAGTATGGATGCTCCTTTAGTTTTATCCACAAGAATTGACCCGGAAGAGATAGATGACGAATCTCACAACCTCGATATCTTTGAAAGGTTCCCTGTTGAATTTTATGAAAAAACATACAGCCCTCTTAAGCCTGCTGAAGTTCTGGAGTATATAGACAATGTTGAAATGCATTTGGGAACACCGCAGCAGTACGAAGGACTGATGTTTTCCCATCACACATCCAATATTCATGCAGGACCTACAATCTGCCTTTACAAGACATTGCCGTCTATGCGGGAAAAAGTTGAAGCCCAAATCAGTCTGGCTGAAAAAATCAGGGCAGTTGACCAAAGAGGAGTTGTTGAAAAAGTATTGTCCTCTCATTTCTTACCTGACATCATGGGTAATTCAAGAGCATTCTCTAAACAGAAGGTAAGATGTACTAAGTGTGGATCAAAATACCGTAGAATACCGCTTACTGGAAAATGCCAAAAATGCGGAGGTAATTTAATCCTTTCAGTTTCAAAAGGGTCTGTTACAAAGTACCTTGAAATTTCACAGGAGCTGATTAACAGATATCCGATATCTCCATACTTAAGACAACGTTTAGAGATTCAGGAGTTTGGTATTAACTCGCTGTTTGAAAGTGATAAATCCAAACAAAGCTCACTGGACGTTTTCTTCTAG